The following are encoded together in the Tatumella ptyseos genome:
- the lptF gene encoding LPS export ABC transporter permease LptF, with translation MIIIRYLVRETLKSQLAILFILLLIFFCQKLVRILGAAVDGDTPANLILTLLGLGVPEMAQLILPLSLFLAILMTLGKLYTDSEIAVMHACGLGKSVLVKAALVLMLITSAVAAINVIWAGPWSARYQDQIMQNAQANPGSAALAAGQFRTSSDGSFVLFIDNARGNQFSDVFLAQLHPRNNTRPSVVVADRGHMSQQKDGSQVITLDNGTRFEGTAMLRDFRITDFTQYRAYVGYKESVLDPNDADEATFTTLWHSNTPQFRAELHWRLTLIFSVLAMALMVVPLSEVNPRQGRVLSMLPAIFLYLIFFLIQSSFRTNASKGRLDPAVCMWSVNILYLGLAIVLNAWDTLPIRRLRAKISRKGVA, from the coding sequence GTGATAATAATCAGATATTTGGTTCGTGAGACGCTTAAGAGTCAACTAGCGATTCTCTTTATCCTGTTACTAATCTTCTTTTGTCAGAAGTTAGTACGTATTTTAGGGGCTGCCGTCGACGGCGATACCCCTGCAAACCTGATTCTAACGCTTTTAGGGTTAGGTGTACCAGAAATGGCACAGCTCATTCTTCCCTTGAGCCTCTTTCTCGCCATTTTAATGACGTTAGGCAAACTATATACTGACAGCGAAATCGCGGTAATGCATGCCTGCGGATTAGGAAAGAGCGTATTGGTTAAAGCTGCATTAGTATTGATGCTTATTACCTCTGCGGTTGCCGCCATAAATGTGATTTGGGCGGGGCCATGGTCCGCACGCTATCAAGATCAAATTATGCAGAATGCACAAGCCAATCCAGGCAGCGCTGCGCTCGCCGCAGGCCAATTCCGTACCTCTAGTGATGGTAGTTTTGTGCTGTTTATCGATAATGCACGAGGTAACCAGTTTAGTGACGTCTTCCTAGCGCAACTTCATCCACGTAACAACACTCGTCCTTCAGTCGTGGTCGCGGACCGTGGTCATATGTCGCAGCAAAAAGATGGGAGTCAAGTGATCACCCTAGATAACGGGACTCGCTTCGAAGGGACCGCCATGTTGCGTGACTTTAGAATTACTGATTTTACTCAGTACCGAGCTTATGTCGGCTACAAAGAGTCTGTTCTTGATCCCAATGATGCAGATGAAGCCACGTTCACTACACTATGGCACAGTAATACTCCACAGTTTAGAGCTGAGTTACATTGGCGTTTAACGTTAATCTTCTCAGTATTAGCCATGGCGCTGATGGTTGTACCGTTAAGCGAGGTAAATCCTCGTCAAGGTCGGGTTCTGTCGATGCTTCCAGCCATTTTCCTCTACCTTATTTTCTTCTTGATTCAGAGTTCGTTCAGAACGAATGCAAGTAAAGGAAGGCTAGATCCTGCAGTGTGCATGTGGAGCGTGAATATTCTCTATTTGGGCCTAGCGATAGTCTTAAACGCATGGGATACCTTACCTATCCGTCGGCTACGCGCGAAAATTAGCCGCAAAGGAGTCGCGTAA
- the pepA gene encoding leucyl aminopeptidase: protein MEFSVKSGSPEKQRSACIVVGVFEPRRLSPIAEQLDKISDGYISALLRRGELEGKVGQTLLLHHVPNVLSERILLIGCGKERELDERQYKQIIQKTISTLNETGSMEAVCFLTELHVKGRNNYWKVRQAVETAKESLYSFDQLKSNRVEPRRPLRKLVFNVPTRRELTSGERAIQHGLAIAAGVQAAKDLGNMPPNICNPAYLASQARQLADANSTHITTRVIGEQQMKELGMNAYLAVGAGSHFESLMSVIEYKGHPDPESRPIVLVGKGLTFDSGGISIKPGEAMDEMKYDMCGAATVYGVMRMVAELKLPLNVVGILAGCENMPDGRSLRPGDILTTMSGQTVEVLNTDAEGRLVLCDALTYVERFDPELVIDVATLTGACVVALGHHISGLLSNHNPLAHELVSASEQAGDRAWRLPLADEYQEQLDSNFADIANIGGRAGGAITAGCYLSRFTRKYNWAHLDIAGTAWRSGKAKGATGRPVPLLSQFLLNRAGLTPEE from the coding sequence ATGGAGTTCAGTGTAAAAAGCGGTAGCCCAGAGAAACAACGAAGTGCCTGCATCGTCGTTGGGGTATTCGAACCTCGTCGGTTATCCCCGATCGCGGAACAACTAGATAAAATCAGCGACGGATACATTAGCGCTCTACTGCGTCGTGGTGAGCTTGAAGGTAAAGTCGGTCAAACGCTACTGCTTCATCACGTACCTAATGTACTTTCCGAGCGAATCTTATTGATTGGTTGCGGTAAAGAACGTGAACTCGACGAGCGTCAATATAAACAAATTATCCAAAAAACAATCAGCACGTTAAATGAAACCGGCTCAATGGAGGCTGTGTGCTTTTTAACTGAGCTGCATGTTAAGGGTCGAAATAATTATTGGAAAGTGCGCCAAGCGGTTGAGACCGCAAAAGAGTCGCTCTACTCCTTTGACCAGTTGAAAAGTAATCGTGTCGAACCTCGCCGTCCACTGCGTAAACTGGTCTTTAATGTCCCCACTCGCCGTGAATTAACCAGTGGTGAGCGCGCCATCCAGCATGGATTAGCCATTGCCGCCGGTGTACAAGCCGCGAAAGATCTCGGCAATATGCCACCCAATATCTGTAACCCGGCCTATCTTGCCTCGCAAGCCCGTCAATTAGCGGATGCCAACAGCACCCACATCACTACTCGGGTGATTGGCGAACAGCAAATGAAAGAGTTAGGAATGAACGCCTACCTCGCTGTTGGGGCAGGATCGCATTTTGAATCTTTGATGTCGGTGATTGAGTATAAAGGCCATCCCGATCCGGAAAGTCGTCCCATTGTTTTAGTCGGTAAAGGGCTAACCTTTGACTCCGGCGGAATTTCTATTAAGCCTGGCGAAGCCATGGATGAAATGAAATATGATATGTGCGGGGCGGCAACCGTTTATGGCGTAATGCGTATGGTCGCTGAACTCAAGCTTCCGCTGAATGTTGTCGGGATCCTTGCAGGCTGTGAAAACATGCCTGACGGACGTTCACTCCGCCCGGGTGATATCTTGACCACCATGTCAGGCCAAACTGTCGAAGTATTAAATACCGATGCCGAAGGCCGTTTGGTACTGTGTGATGCGCTGACCTATGTTGAGCGTTTTGATCCAGAACTGGTCATTGATGTCGCGACACTAACCGGGGCTTGTGTGGTGGCACTCGGCCATCATATCAGTGGTTTACTCTCTAACCACAACCCGCTAGCGCATGAACTAGTTAGCGCATCGGAACAAGCGGGTGACCGCGCGTGGCGCTTACCGCTGGCTGATGAGTACCAAGAGCAACTTGATTCTAATTTCGCCGATATTGCTAACATTGGTGGGCGTGCTGGCGGCGCGATTACAGCGGGTTGTTATCTGTCTCGTTTCACACGTAAATATAATTGGGCGCACCTAGATATCGCGGGTACCGCTTGGCGTTCAGGCAAAGCAAAAGGCGCAACCGGTCGACCGGTTCCTCTTCTTTCTCAGTTCTTACTGAATCGCGCAGGTTTAACCCCAGAAGAGTAA
- a CDS encoding DNA polymerase III subunit chi, which translates to MKNATFYLLPADAADQPLSAAEMTACDLAAHFWREGKRILIACHDEAQALRLDEALWQRPAEAFVPHNLAGEGPRQGAPVELAWPQKRGSSARDLLISLLPHFADFATGFYEVVDFVPEDNNLKQLARDRYKAYRSAGFQLNTVTAASA; encoded by the coding sequence ATGAAAAATGCGACGTTTTACCTGCTTCCTGCAGATGCAGCTGATCAGCCGCTTAGCGCGGCTGAGATGACGGCCTGCGATCTGGCTGCGCACTTTTGGCGTGAAGGTAAACGGATCCTTATTGCTTGTCATGATGAAGCGCAAGCATTAAGGCTAGACGAAGCACTGTGGCAACGCCCTGCTGAAGCTTTTGTTCCGCATAATCTTGCGGGTGAAGGACCTCGTCAGGGGGCACCGGTTGAACTCGCTTGGCCACAAAAGCGAGGAAGCAGCGCACGTGACTTACTGATTAGTTTACTTCCCCACTTCGCAGACTTTGCTACGGGATTCTATGAAGTGGTAGACTTTGTCCCTGAAGATAACAACTTAAAACAACTGGCCCGTGATCGTTATAAAGCGTATCGCAGTGCTGGATTTCAATTGAATACTGTAACGGCAGCATCGGCATAA
- a CDS encoding valine--tRNA ligase has product MEKTYNPQEIEQPLYEHWEKQGYFKPHGDLSKDSYCIMIPPPNVTGSLHMGHAFQQTIMDTLVRYQRMQGKNTLWQAGTDHAGIATQMVVERKIAAEEGKTRQDYGRDAFIDKIWQWKAESGGNITNQMRRLGNSVDWERERFTMDDGLSNAVKEVFVRLYNENLIYRGKRLVNWDPKLRTAISDLEVENRESKGSMWHIRYPLADGVKTADGKDYIIVATTRPETLLGDTGVAVNPEDPRYADLIGKELILPLINRRIPILGDEHADMTKGTGCVKITPAHDFNDYEVGRRHKLPMINILTFDGDIRQQAQVFDTNGEESDAYSSEMPAAFAGLERFAARKAIVAAVEELGLLEEIKPHDLTVPYGDRGGVVIEPMLTDQWYVRTAPLAKVAVEAVENGDIQFVPKQYENMYYSWMRDIQDWCISRQLWWGHRIPAWYDENGQVYVGRTEEEVRREHNLADTVVLNQDEDVLDTWFSSGLWTFSTLGWPENTDALRTFHPTNVIVSGFDIIFFWIARMIMLTMHFMKDEQGKPQVPFKTVYMTGLIRDEEGQKMSKSKGNVIDPLDMVDGISLEALLEKRTGNMMQPQLAEKIRKRTEKQFPNGIEPSGTDALRFTLAALASTGRDINWDMKRLEGYRNFCNKLWNASRFVLMNTEGQDCGFQGGEQMLSLADRWIRSEFNRTVKAYREALDTYRFDIAANLLYDFTWNQFCDWYLELTKPVMNNGSEAELRGTRNTLVTVLEALLRLAHPIIPFITETIWQRVKVLKGITDDTLMLQAFPEWSAEKEDAQAQSDIEWIKQAIIAVRNIRAEMNISPSKPLELLLRGATSEVERRVSANLTFLKRLAKLETITLLTAEEKAPVSVTKLVEGAELLIPMAGLINKEVELERLAKELGKVDVEIEKIATKLGNEGFVARAPEAVVAKERERLTDLEHSKAKIIEQQGVIAAL; this is encoded by the coding sequence ATGGAAAAAACATATAACCCGCAAGAGATCGAACAGCCGCTTTATGAGCACTGGGAAAAGCAAGGCTACTTCAAACCACATGGCGATCTGAGTAAAGATAGCTATTGCATCATGATCCCTCCGCCGAATGTGACCGGCAGCTTACATATGGGACATGCTTTCCAACAAACCATCATGGATACCCTGGTGCGTTATCAGCGCATGCAAGGTAAAAATACTCTGTGGCAAGCAGGTACCGACCATGCCGGTATCGCAACCCAGATGGTTGTTGAGCGTAAGATCGCTGCAGAAGAGGGTAAAACTCGCCAAGATTATGGCCGTGATGCGTTCATTGATAAAATTTGGCAATGGAAAGCGGAATCAGGAGGCAACATTACCAATCAGATGCGCCGTCTCGGTAACTCTGTCGATTGGGAACGTGAACGCTTCACCATGGATGATGGGCTTTCCAATGCAGTAAAAGAAGTCTTTGTTCGCTTATACAACGAGAATCTGATCTATCGCGGTAAGCGCCTTGTTAACTGGGATCCTAAACTGCGTACCGCGATTTCCGATCTGGAAGTCGAAAACCGTGAATCGAAAGGATCGATGTGGCACATCCGCTATCCGCTTGCTGATGGCGTTAAGACGGCTGACGGTAAAGATTACATCATCGTCGCTACGACCCGCCCTGAAACCCTGCTAGGGGATACTGGTGTTGCGGTTAACCCTGAAGATCCTCGTTATGCTGACCTCATTGGCAAAGAACTGATCCTGCCTCTGATCAACCGTCGCATCCCTATTCTTGGGGATGAGCACGCAGACATGACCAAAGGCACCGGTTGCGTAAAAATCACGCCGGCGCATGACTTCAATGACTATGAAGTGGGACGCCGCCATAAACTGCCAATGATCAATATTTTGACCTTTGATGGCGATATTCGCCAACAGGCACAAGTGTTCGATACTAACGGTGAAGAGTCTGATGCCTACTCAAGTGAAATGCCTGCCGCCTTTGCGGGACTAGAGCGTTTCGCTGCGCGTAAAGCCATCGTTGCGGCGGTAGAAGAGTTAGGGTTATTAGAAGAAATTAAGCCACACGACTTAACCGTTCCTTACGGTGACCGTGGTGGCGTCGTCATTGAACCGATGCTGACTGACCAATGGTATGTCCGTACAGCACCGCTGGCTAAAGTTGCGGTAGAAGCGGTTGAAAATGGCGATATCCAGTTCGTCCCTAAACAGTACGAAAATATGTACTACTCATGGATGCGCGATATTCAAGACTGGTGTATTTCTCGTCAACTATGGTGGGGACACCGTATCCCTGCATGGTACGACGAAAATGGCCAAGTCTACGTCGGACGCACTGAAGAAGAAGTTCGCCGCGAGCATAACCTTGCCGACACTGTTGTCCTAAACCAAGACGAAGACGTTCTCGATACCTGGTTCTCTTCTGGGCTGTGGACCTTCTCAACATTAGGCTGGCCAGAAAATACAGACGCCCTGCGTACCTTCCACCCGACCAACGTCATCGTCAGTGGTTTTGATATTATCTTCTTCTGGATTGCTCGCATGATCATGCTGACGATGCATTTCATGAAAGATGAGCAAGGTAAGCCACAAGTTCCCTTCAAAACGGTCTACATGACTGGCCTTATCCGTGATGAAGAAGGACAGAAAATGTCGAAGTCTAAAGGGAATGTTATCGATCCTTTAGATATGGTGGACGGGATTTCCTTAGAAGCTCTACTTGAAAAGCGTACCGGCAATATGATGCAGCCACAACTGGCTGAGAAAATCCGTAAACGTACTGAAAAGCAATTCCCGAATGGTATTGAACCGTCAGGAACGGATGCTCTGCGCTTTACCTTAGCGGCGCTCGCTTCAACCGGTCGCGACATCAACTGGGATATGAAACGACTCGAAGGCTACCGTAACTTCTGTAATAAGTTATGGAATGCTAGCCGCTTTGTACTGATGAACACAGAAGGGCAAGATTGTGGTTTCCAAGGCGGCGAGCAGATGCTCTCTCTTGCCGATCGCTGGATCCGCAGTGAGTTTAACCGTACGGTGAAAGCTTACCGCGAAGCCTTAGATACTTACCGTTTCGATATCGCCGCTAACTTGCTGTACGATTTCACTTGGAACCAATTCTGCGACTGGTATTTGGAATTAACCAAACCTGTTATGAACAATGGCAGTGAAGCGGAACTGCGCGGTACTCGCAACACCTTAGTCACCGTACTGGAGGCCTTATTACGCTTGGCTCACCCGATCATTCCATTTATCACGGAAACCATCTGGCAACGTGTCAAAGTGCTGAAAGGGATTACAGACGATACGCTGATGCTGCAAGCCTTCCCAGAATGGTCTGCTGAGAAAGAAGATGCCCAGGCGCAGAGCGACATTGAGTGGATCAAACAAGCTATTATTGCGGTACGTAATATCCGTGCTGAAATGAATATCTCGCCAAGTAAGCCGCTGGAGTTATTGCTACGTGGTGCAACCTCTGAAGTGGAACGTCGCGTTTCGGCGAACTTAACCTTCCTGAAGCGTCTAGCGAAGCTGGAAACCATCACCCTGCTTACTGCGGAAGAGAAAGCACCTGTCTCGGTCACGAAACTGGTAGAAGGCGCTGAGCTCCTTATTCCAATGGCGGGCTTAATCAACAAAGAGGTTGAATTAGAGCGTCTGGCGAAAGAGTTAGGTAAAGTTGATGTCGAGATCGAAAAAATCGCGACTAAGCTTGGCAACGAAGGGTTTGTCGCCCGAGCGCCTGAGGCTGTTGTAGCGAAAGAGCGTGAACGTCTTACCGACTTGGAACACTCCAAAGCAAAAATTATCGAGCAACAGGGCGTGATCGCCGCGCTTTAA
- a CDS encoding MurR/RpiR family transcriptional regulator, with protein sequence MDLRKLIIDHYPALTPELQRAAAFVLENINDVALISMRTIAHNADLKPATLSRLAKKLGYEGWEALKAEFIYSLKLTRSSYASRAVRLQQNLQQESAYDAVFSTLSHSLEDTQSLNQDSLQRAVTLLDDAQQVYVCGFRASFSIAWSIYYVYRLFQQRVTLIDNLANSQQIFTRELTDQDSVLLVSFSPYSRETLQILETAQQVGAKIVAITDSPSSPLAQVADCTLLFSIDSASFFPSVVSGMAIAEALLASLVAKHGEPAVQSIEKSEKYLFDSGSYIANR encoded by the coding sequence ATGGACCTTCGCAAACTCATCATCGATCACTACCCTGCCCTCACCCCTGAACTCCAGCGAGCTGCAGCTTTCGTGCTGGAGAATATCAATGATGTCGCGTTGATCTCAATGCGGACCATTGCCCACAATGCTGATCTTAAGCCCGCAACCCTTTCGCGATTAGCTAAAAAATTGGGCTATGAGGGTTGGGAAGCGTTAAAGGCCGAATTTATCTATTCGTTAAAATTAACGCGTAGCAGTTATGCAAGCCGAGCAGTACGCTTACAGCAGAACTTGCAACAAGAGTCAGCCTATGATGCCGTATTCTCGACCTTAAGCCATTCGCTAGAAGATACGCAATCGTTGAATCAAGACTCTTTGCAGCGGGCGGTAACGTTATTGGACGACGCCCAACAAGTTTATGTCTGCGGCTTTCGTGCAAGTTTCTCGATCGCTTGGTCAATATATTACGTTTATCGGCTCTTTCAGCAGCGGGTAACCTTGATCGACAATCTCGCAAACAGCCAGCAAATCTTCACTCGTGAATTAACCGACCAAGATAGTGTGTTACTGGTAAGTTTCTCACCTTACTCACGAGAAACGCTACAAATCTTAGAGACGGCCCAGCAGGTAGGGGCTAAAATTGTCGCCATCACAGACTCCCCCTCCTCACCTTTGGCGCAAGTGGCCGACTGTACCCTACTCTTTTCGATCGACAGTGCTTCATTCTTTCCTTCTGTGGTCTCTGGTATGGCGATTGCCGAGGCGCTGCTCGCAAGCTTAGTCGCCAAACATGGTGAACCCGCTGTGCAGAGTATTGAGAAGTCTGAAAAATATCTGTTTGATTCGGGGAGCTATATCGCTAACCGTTAG
- a CDS encoding aspartate aminotransferase family protein: MSHIIHRQLAVTPPIATHSEGVYFFDQSGKRYLDACGGAAVSSLGHRHPKVIQALHHQIDTLAYAHTGFFTNEAVEQLADQLIATAPGDLNHVYFVSGGSEAIETALKLARQYWVERGQTQRTQFIARKQSYHGNTLGALAVGGNEWRRAPFSPLLMDVIRVSSCNAYRDKQQDETVEEYTSRLIDELEAAIIAAGPETIIGFCAETVSGATTGAVPPTPGYFSAVRALCDKYDILYIADEVMCGMGRTGTLHAFEQESVVPDIVTVAKGLGGGYQPIGAVLVREPIIDAIRSGSGNFQHGHTYICHPTAAAAALAVQQVIQQDGLLARVQQQGRYLLTQLEQKIGVLEFVGNTRGRGLFAGIELVKDKRTKQPFEAGLSLHAQIKRASFAEGLMVYPMGGTIDGREGDHILLAPPFIVSTQQIDFIVETLKNVIVKVTEKASCRR, from the coding sequence ATGAGTCATATTATCCATCGTCAGCTAGCGGTTACGCCTCCTATTGCAACACATTCAGAAGGGGTTTACTTTTTTGACCAATCCGGTAAACGCTATCTTGATGCCTGCGGGGGAGCCGCCGTCTCAAGTCTTGGTCATCGCCACCCCAAAGTGATACAAGCGTTACATCATCAAATCGATACTTTGGCCTATGCTCATACGGGATTTTTTACCAACGAAGCCGTTGAGCAGTTAGCCGACCAATTGATCGCTACCGCACCTGGTGATCTCAACCACGTTTATTTTGTTTCTGGGGGTTCTGAAGCGATTGAAACCGCCTTAAAACTCGCACGTCAATATTGGGTTGAACGTGGGCAAACTCAGCGAACACAATTTATCGCTCGAAAGCAAAGTTACCATGGGAATACCTTAGGGGCTTTGGCCGTCGGCGGTAACGAATGGCGACGAGCACCTTTTTCCCCTTTATTGATGGATGTTATCCGTGTTTCTTCCTGCAATGCCTATCGAGATAAACAGCAAGATGAAACAGTAGAAGAGTATACCTCGCGGCTGATCGATGAGCTCGAAGCAGCGATTATCGCGGCAGGACCCGAGACGATTATTGGTTTCTGTGCCGAAACGGTCAGTGGAGCCACAACAGGTGCGGTACCACCGACACCAGGTTATTTCTCTGCAGTAAGAGCGCTCTGTGATAAATATGACATCCTCTATATCGCCGATGAAGTTATGTGCGGTATGGGTCGTACGGGAACCTTGCATGCATTTGAGCAGGAGTCAGTGGTTCCTGACATTGTCACGGTCGCAAAAGGTCTTGGTGGCGGTTATCAGCCTATTGGCGCAGTACTGGTTCGTGAGCCTATTATCGATGCTATTCGATCAGGTAGTGGTAACTTTCAACATGGACATACCTATATTTGCCATCCCACTGCAGCAGCGGCGGCACTCGCTGTGCAGCAGGTTATTCAACAAGATGGCTTATTAGCTCGAGTGCAACAACAGGGACGCTATTTACTGACGCAATTAGAACAGAAAATCGGCGTATTAGAGTTCGTTGGGAATACACGCGGTCGAGGCCTGTTCGCAGGTATTGAGCTTGTGAAGGATAAACGAACGAAACAGCCTTTTGAGGCTGGGCTTTCTCTTCATGCACAAATAAAACGCGCCAGTTTTGCTGAAGGGTTAATGGTTTACCCAATGGGAGGCACCATCGATGGGCGTGAGGGTGATCATATCCTGCTCGCTCCCCCATTTATTGTCTCGACGCAGCAGATTGATTTTATCGTTGAAACCCTTAAGAACGTGATTGTTAAGGTTACCGAGAAAGCCTCTTGCCGGCGTTAA
- the glnH gene encoding glutamine ABC transporter substrate-binding protein GlnH, translating to MFKTVRKASLGLALLSTLFSATVLAKETLSVGVDTAFVPFEFKQGNKYVGFDVDLWDAIAKKMGVDYRLQPMDFSGLIPGLQSRNLDVAMAGITITPVRAQAVDFSAPYYDADLLMAVKSSTTGITKFSDLAGKKVGLKQGTAAATYMKANVKADYVEFPNIDNAYLDLQAGNIDAVVHDSPNVMYYIKVSGNGKIKAAGESDSVLPQQYGFALQKNSPYTQQVNKALAALKADGTYAKIYKKWFDKAPK from the coding sequence ATGTTTAAAACCGTAAGAAAAGCCAGCCTTGGACTTGCTCTACTCTCGACGCTCTTTAGCGCAACAGTGCTCGCCAAAGAGACATTGTCAGTAGGTGTCGATACCGCATTTGTGCCTTTTGAGTTTAAGCAGGGTAATAAATATGTCGGTTTTGATGTCGACCTTTGGGATGCTATCGCAAAAAAAATGGGCGTCGATTACCGCTTACAACCGATGGACTTTTCTGGATTAATTCCAGGCTTACAGTCACGTAACCTTGATGTGGCGATGGCAGGGATCACGATTACGCCAGTGCGTGCACAAGCGGTTGATTTTAGTGCGCCGTACTACGACGCCGATTTATTAATGGCGGTGAAAAGCAGTACAACCGGCATTACGAAATTCAGTGACTTAGCAGGTAAAAAAGTCGGCCTTAAACAAGGTACCGCTGCAGCGACTTACATGAAAGCCAATGTTAAAGCCGACTATGTTGAATTCCCTAACATTGATAACGCTTATCTTGATCTGCAAGCAGGTAATATTGATGCTGTAGTACATGACTCTCCTAATGTCATGTACTACATCAAAGTCTCCGGTAATGGCAAAATCAAAGCAGCCGGTGAAAGCGACAGTGTATTACCACAACAATATGGCTTCGCCTTACAGAAAAACAGTCCTTATACCCAACAAGTCAACAAAGCGCTCGCCGCGTTAAAAGCTGACGGTACTTACGCCAAAATTTATAAAAAATGGTTTGATAAAGCGCCGAAGTAG
- the glnP gene encoding glutamine ABC transporter permease GlnP, with amino-acid sequence MNFDFTYVWQAIPILLQGLKLTLFISLVGLFGGFIIGLIAGVARALGGRLSKTLSLIFVELIRGTPIMVQVMFIYFALPLLIPVRIEPITAAVVTIMINSGAYIAEITRGAILSINKGFKEAGLAMGLSSRATLWHIIMPLALRRMIPALGNQWIISIKDTSLFIVIGVAELTREGQEIIAGNFRALEVWTAVAALYLVVTLCLSFLLKILEKRMHIL; translated from the coding sequence ATGAATTTCGATTTCACCTATGTGTGGCAAGCAATCCCGATTCTTTTACAGGGTCTGAAGCTAACACTTTTCATTTCGCTCGTTGGATTATTCGGCGGTTTTATTATTGGATTAATCGCTGGGGTTGCCCGGGCATTGGGGGGGCGTTTAAGCAAAACGCTCTCGCTAATATTTGTCGAACTTATTCGCGGTACCCCAATTATGGTGCAAGTCATGTTTATCTACTTTGCACTGCCACTATTAATTCCCGTCAGAATCGAACCTATTACCGCTGCTGTCGTCACCATTATGATTAATTCTGGTGCTTATATCGCAGAAATTACTCGTGGGGCTATTCTTTCAATTAATAAGGGCTTTAAAGAAGCCGGTCTAGCGATGGGACTCTCCTCGAGAGCTACCCTTTGGCACATTATTATGCCTCTAGCTCTTCGTCGAATGATCCCGGCACTCGGTAACCAATGGATTATTAGTATCAAAGATACTTCGCTTTTCATTGTTATTGGTGTGGCTGAGCTCACACGTGAAGGCCAAGAAATTATTGCTGGAAACTTCCGAGCCTTAGAGGTTTGGACAGCCGTTGCCGCTCTCTATCTTGTGGTCACCCTCTGTTTAAGCTTTTTATTAAAAATCCTAGAGAAAAGGATGCATATTTTATGA
- the glnQ gene encoding glutamine ABC transporter ATP-binding protein GlnQ, with protein MVEFQNVSKHFGKTEVLHDINLRIDSGEVVVIIGPSGSGKSTLLRCINKLENISSGNLIVAGMHMTDPHLNESDIRREAGMVFQQFHLFPHLTALENVMFGPCRVRKSSKADARKLGLELLERVGLASRANHYPSELSGGQQQRVAIARALAIKPKMMLFDEPTSALDPELRHEVLQVMQSLAEEGMTMVIVTHEIGFAREVASRLIFIDAGTIAEDGTPQQLLTEGQGCERLQTFLRHVS; from the coding sequence ATGGTGGAATTTCAAAATGTCTCTAAACACTTTGGTAAAACCGAAGTCCTCCATGACATTAATTTACGCATCGACAGTGGAGAAGTTGTCGTCATCATTGGTCCCTCTGGGTCAGGAAAATCAACATTATTACGCTGTATAAATAAACTTGAAAATATCAGTTCGGGTAACCTGATCGTCGCCGGTATGCATATGACCGATCCGCATCTGAACGAAAGTGATATTCGTCGTGAAGCGGGGATGGTTTTTCAGCAATTTCATCTTTTTCCGCATCTTACGGCATTGGAAAATGTAATGTTTGGTCCATGCCGCGTTAGAAAGAGCAGTAAAGCGGATGCAAGAAAATTAGGCCTAGAACTCCTCGAACGTGTTGGACTCGCGAGCCGAGCGAATCATTACCCCTCCGAACTATCGGGAGGTCAGCAGCAACGTGTTGCTATTGCCCGAGCCTTAGCGATCAAACCCAAAATGATGTTATTTGACGAGCCCACCTCAGCCTTGGACCCTGAATTGCGCCATGAGGTGCTCCAAGTGATGCAATCGCTGGCTGAAGAAGGCATGACAATGGTCATTGTGACGCACGAGATTGGTTTTGCGCGTGAAGTGGCTTCAAGACTTATTTTTATTGATGCAGGTACCATTGCAGAAGACGGTACCCCCCAACAAT